A single window of Fischerella sp. PCC 9605 DNA harbors:
- the nadC gene encoding carboxylating nicotinate-nucleotide diphosphorylase has protein sequence MSNVGILPPWLVLDPLLRDWLLEDIGRGDRTTQSLLSQDAIEGQAEWIAKAPGVVAGLPVAARVFQLLNEKVSFEAFAVEGEYCQQGQVVAQMHGSLAALLIGERVALNLAMRLSGIATVTRQYVEKIADLPTQFVDTRKTTPGLRILEKYATQTGGAINHRMGLDDAVMIKDNHIAAAKGIGEAISRIRFHIPYPLTIEVETETLEQVQEALRHKADIIMLDNMPLDTMREAVQMIRLENSHVKIEASGNITLETIRAVAQTGVDYISSSAPITQSKWLDLSMKIQ, from the coding sequence GTGAGCAATGTAGGAATTTTGCCCCCCTGGTTGGTGTTAGACCCTCTGTTACGTGATTGGTTATTAGAGGATATTGGTAGGGGCGATCGCACAACTCAATCTCTTCTATCTCAAGATGCTATTGAAGGACAAGCGGAGTGGATCGCAAAAGCGCCTGGGGTAGTAGCTGGTTTACCAGTAGCAGCACGGGTATTTCAACTATTGAATGAAAAAGTTAGCTTTGAAGCGTTTGCAGTTGAGGGTGAATACTGTCAGCAGGGACAGGTGGTAGCACAGATGCATGGTTCCTTGGCTGCATTATTGATCGGGGAACGGGTAGCGCTGAACTTGGCGATGCGTTTAAGTGGAATTGCAACAGTAACTCGTCAGTATGTCGAAAAGATAGCCGATTTACCCACTCAGTTTGTGGATACGCGCAAAACTACACCAGGTTTAAGAATTTTAGAAAAATATGCAACTCAGACAGGAGGAGCGATAAATCATCGGATGGGACTAGATGATGCAGTGATGATCAAAGACAACCATATTGCAGCAGCAAAGGGAATTGGAGAAGCTATTTCCCGTATTCGTTTTCACATTCCTTATCCACTGACAATTGAAGTAGAGACGGAAACCTTAGAACAGGTGCAAGAAGCATTACGCCACAAAGCTGACATTATTATGCTGGACAATATGCCTCTTGATACGATGCGGGAGGCTGTACAGATGATTCGCCTAGAAAATAGTCACGTGAAAATCGAGGCTTCTGGCAATATTACCCTGGAAACTATTCGTGCTGTGGCACAGACAGGTGTGGACTATATTTCTAGCAGTGCACCGATTACGCAGTCGAAGTGGTTGGATTTGAGCATGAAGATTCAATAG
- a CDS encoding cation:proton antiporter, protein MVDIYILDLFIIGLLLLLVTLGSGWISRLPLSFALIYLVVGVILGPYGFGLVQLRRDEIFNAEVLERLTEFVVIISVFSCGLKIVRPLGWRSWNITTRLIALLMPISIFGIAAVGKLFLNMNWGEAILLGAILAPTDPVLASEVQLTDTEDQDELRFGLTSEGGLNDALAFPFVYFGLYALKDNNWGNWFKSWVGVDLIWAIAAGIAMGFVVAKAIVWIDKKIQKRRPADELMEDFIAISTILLTYSLTEIVNGYGFLAVFVAGLVVQRSYKNQEKTLAQLEFIERVEKLLEIGTILLLGAILLWKPMLNYAVQSLLVIVFLFLIIRPLGTWLSTIGKRSPSLRRRFLHPGTRWLFGWFGIRGVGSLYYLGYALGKGLEGESAEQISWITYTTIVASVIVHGISATPLMNLYERYIAERREFHPPATIDEFE, encoded by the coding sequence ATGGTAGATATTTATATTCTTGACCTATTTATTATTGGTCTGCTGTTACTACTTGTAACTTTAGGCTCTGGTTGGATTTCGCGTTTACCTCTTTCTTTTGCTCTCATCTATCTAGTGGTTGGTGTTATCTTAGGCCCTTATGGCTTTGGACTGGTTCAATTGCGACGCGATGAAATATTTAATGCCGAAGTGCTAGAACGTCTCACGGAATTTGTAGTGATTATTTCTGTTTTTAGTTGCGGTTTAAAAATTGTTCGTCCTTTAGGCTGGCGGTCTTGGAACATCACAACGCGGCTGATTGCATTATTGATGCCAATTTCCATTTTTGGGATAGCTGCTGTAGGCAAACTATTTTTAAATATGAATTGGGGAGAGGCAATTTTATTAGGAGCAATTCTTGCACCCACAGACCCAGTATTAGCTTCAGAAGTTCAACTGACTGATACAGAAGATCAAGACGAATTGCGTTTTGGTTTAACTTCTGAAGGCGGATTAAATGATGCTTTAGCTTTTCCTTTTGTTTATTTCGGACTTTATGCGCTAAAAGATAACAACTGGGGCAATTGGTTTAAATCTTGGGTAGGTGTTGATTTAATTTGGGCTATTGCTGCTGGTATTGCTATGGGATTTGTTGTTGCCAAAGCAATAGTGTGGATTGATAAAAAAATCCAAAAACGCCGTCCTGCTGATGAATTAATGGAAGATTTTATTGCCATTAGCACAATTTTGCTAACTTACTCTTTGACAGAAATCGTGAATGGTTATGGATTTTTAGCAGTATTTGTAGCTGGACTAGTTGTCCAAAGGAGTTACAAAAATCAAGAAAAAACATTGGCACAATTAGAATTTATAGAACGAGTAGAAAAGCTATTAGAAATAGGGACAATTTTACTATTGGGAGCAATATTATTATGGAAACCAATGCTCAATTATGCTGTCCAATCTTTATTAGTAATAGTGTTTTTGTTTCTTATCATTCGACCTCTGGGAACTTGGCTAAGCACAATTGGTAAACGCTCGCCATCTTTGCGGCGTCGCTTTTTGCATCCAGGAACTCGGTGGTTATTTGGTTGGTTTGGCATTCGCGGCGTTGGCTCTTTATATTATCTTGGTTATGCTTTAGGTAAGGGTTTAGAAGGTGAAAGTGCTGAGCAAATTTCCTGGATTACCTACACTACTATTGTTGCTTCTGTGATTGTGCACGGAATTAGTGCAACTCCATTGATGAATTTGTATGAGCGCTATATTGCTGAACGTAGAGAATTTCATCCACCCGCGACAATTGATGAATTTGAGTGA
- the crtO gene encoding beta-carotene ketolase CrtO, which translates to MQEYDVVIIGAGHNGLVCAAYLLKAGYSVLLLEKRSVPGGAATTEECLPKEAPGFKFNLCAIDHEFIHLGPVVQELELEKYGLEYLECDPVVFCPHPDGKYFLGHKSIEKTCAEIARYNERDAKKYAEFTDYWQRALGAMIPMFNAPPKSILDILGNYDITKIKDLFSVIGSPNKTLDFVRNMMTSAEDLLNEWFDEEFLKAPLARLASELGAPPSQKTIAIGAIMMAMRHNPGMARPRGGTGALVQALVNLVRSKGGVILTDQQVQKILIDDGRAVGVQAANGREYRAKHGVISNIDAKRLFLQLMDKSDVDAADPDLWERLERRIVNNNETILKIDLALNEPLRFEHHEHKDEYLIGSVLIADSVAHVEQAHSKCTLGEIPDSDPSMYVVVPTMLDPSMAPPSKHTVWIEFFAPYQIAGAEGTGLNGTGWTDELKNKVADRVIEKLAAYAPNVKNATIARRVESPAELGERLGAYKGNYYHVDMTLDQMVFFRPLPELANYKTPIENLFLTGAGTHPGGSISGMPGRNCARVFLQTKHPIAQTVKDGWGSLKSTVGSVFGINK; encoded by the coding sequence ATGCAAGAGTATGACGTTGTAATTATTGGTGCAGGACACAATGGATTAGTTTGTGCTGCCTATTTATTAAAAGCTGGGTATAGCGTTTTGCTATTGGAAAAGCGTTCAGTTCCTGGGGGTGCTGCCACGACTGAAGAATGTTTACCAAAAGAAGCACCAGGATTCAAATTTAATTTATGTGCTATTGACCACGAATTTATTCACCTTGGGCCAGTAGTTCAAGAATTAGAACTAGAGAAATATGGCTTGGAATATTTAGAATGCGATCCAGTCGTATTTTGTCCTCATCCTGATGGCAAATATTTTTTAGGTCATAAGTCAATAGAAAAGACTTGTGCAGAAATCGCCCGTTACAACGAACGTGATGCCAAAAAATATGCAGAATTCACAGATTACTGGCAACGGGCATTGGGTGCAATGATTCCCATGTTTAACGCACCCCCAAAGTCAATTCTTGATATCTTGGGTAATTATGACATTACCAAAATAAAGGATTTATTCTCGGTAATTGGTTCTCCTAACAAGACGCTGGACTTTGTTCGTAATATGATGACCAGCGCAGAGGATCTCCTCAATGAGTGGTTTGATGAGGAATTTCTGAAAGCACCTTTGGCAAGACTTGCTTCCGAACTTGGTGCACCGCCTTCACAGAAAACCATTGCGATTGGTGCCATTATGATGGCAATGCGCCACAACCCTGGTATGGCAAGACCTCGTGGCGGTACGGGTGCTTTGGTGCAAGCTTTAGTGAACTTGGTAAGAAGTAAAGGTGGTGTCATCCTGACGGATCAGCAAGTTCAGAAAATTTTGATAGATGATGGTCGTGCTGTAGGTGTGCAAGCGGCAAATGGTAGAGAATATCGTGCTAAACATGGGGTAATTTCCAACATTGATGCCAAGCGTCTATTTTTGCAATTGATGGACAAAAGCGATGTGGATGCAGCCGATCCAGATTTGTGGGAAAGATTAGAACGCCGCATCGTCAACAACAACGAAACCATTCTGAAGATAGACTTGGCATTAAACGAACCATTGCGCTTTGAACACCACGAACATAAAGATGAATATCTAATTGGATCTGTATTGATAGCAGATTCAGTTGCTCACGTCGAACAAGCCCATAGTAAATGTACCTTGGGAGAGATTCCCGACTCTGACCCATCAATGTATGTGGTAGTGCCAACAATGTTAGATCCGTCAATGGCACCACCAAGCAAACATACTGTATGGATTGAATTTTTCGCCCCCTATCAAATTGCTGGTGCAGAAGGCACTGGTTTGAATGGAACTGGTTGGACGGATGAACTGAAAAATAAAGTTGCTGACAGGGTGATAGAAAAGTTAGCAGCCTACGCGCCGAATGTGAAAAACGCAACTATTGCCCGTCGCGTCGAAAGTCCGGCAGAATTGGGTGAAAGATTAGGTGCGTACAAAGGGAATTACTACCACGTTGATATGACACTGGATCAGATGGTGTTTTTCCGTCCCTTGCCAGAATTGGCAAACTACAAAACGCCTATTGAGAATTTATTCTTGACTGGTGCAGGGACTCATCCAGGTGGTTCCATTTCCGGAATGCCAGGACGCAACTGTGCGCGGGTATTTTTGCAGACTAAGCATCCTATTGCTCAAACTGTCAAGGATGGCTGGGGTTCGCTTAAGTCAACAGTTGGGTCGGTGTTTGGAATTAATAAGTAA